In one Salvelinus fontinalis isolate EN_2023a chromosome 16, ASM2944872v1, whole genome shotgun sequence genomic region, the following are encoded:
- the LOC129813070 gene encoding tetratricopeptide repeat protein 7B-like: protein MGKPAEATAFIQEAANLFPMSHNVLFTRGQVAELRGNVDEAKRWYEEALSISPTHVKTMQRLDEVLLLPHCSLPSSHSLRQEEE, encoded by the exons ATGGGAAAGCCTGCGGAGGCTACGGCCTTTATACAGGAGGCTGCCAACCTGTTCCCCATGTCCCACAACGTGCTGTTCACGCGGGGCCAGGTGGCTGAGCTGCGGGGTAATGTGGACGAGGCCAaacgctggtatgaggaggcccTATCCATCAGCCCCACCCACGTCAAGACCATGCAGAGACTG GATGAGGTGTTGCTCCTCCCTCActgctccctcccatcctcccatagCCTGAGACAGGAAGAGGAGTAG